One genomic window of Mycteria americana isolate JAX WOST 10 ecotype Jacksonville Zoo and Gardens chromosome Z, USCA_MyAme_1.0, whole genome shotgun sequence includes the following:
- the LOC142421559 gene encoding V-type proton ATPase subunit S1-like protein isoform X1 encodes MERNAAVRFLLLFLYVGFAVPGEQVIATVDGSSHAFSDQDSLQRNGRRYDGGVKPKFNVNQVAITQVVSYNLSRKGQWERASWRPFTHSHYSPLNVTVNGIPCILFWAKRIMIKFENHTQLDLTEKTFGVHATVDVGDSNCSEDNAMLSLKFGDIGNLKGLVIRFLLTTSYYQLSVQNWFSLHRLQLLYNHSIQATFNASRIYAPASYSYHCEHVSSLQRYDALLIPSSANDLSKLWEVTFIDFQIQGFNIQEGHFAYAKDCASFFSPAILMGLVMSLILLLVLAYALHMLIHLKSLDRHYECKASPAYFAQMKDNDMGDEKEPLRSSGSESYELRNQQFCKIYI; translated from the exons TTCACATGCGTTTTCAGATCAAGATTCTCTGCAAAGAAAtg gtCGACGTTATGACGGTGGTGTGAAGCCAAAATTTAATGTAAATCAAGTAGCAATTACACAG GTTGTCAGCTACAACTTGAGCAGGAAAGGACAGTGGGAAAGAGCATCGTGGAGGCCGTTCACCCACAGCCACTACAGCCCTCTCAATGTCACGGTTAATGGCATCCCCTGCATTCTCTTCTGGGCCAAGAGGATCATGATTAAGTTTGAAAACCACACGCAGCTGGATTTGACAGAGAAGACATTTGGTGTCCATGCAACGGTGGATGTTGGAGATTCAAACTGCAGTGAAGACAATGCAAT GCTTTCTCTGAAGTTTGGTGACATTGGCAATCTAAAGGGACTTGTTATTAG ATTCTTATTAACAACCAGCTATTACCAGCTGTCTGTTCAAAACTGGTTCAGTTTACACAGACTGCAACTTCTTTACAACCACTCCATACAAGCGACTTTTAATGCAAGCAGAATATATGCACCAGCAAGTTACTCCTACCACTGTGAACATGTGAGCAGCTTGCAGAGATATGATGCACTCCTCATACCCAGCTCTGCAAATGATCTTTCAAAGCTTTGGGAAGTCACTTTTATTGATTTCCAG ATTCAAGGTTTTAACATTCAAGAAGGACATTTTGCCTATGCAAAAGACTGTgcatcctttttctctccagcaaTACTTATGGGGTTGGTTATGTCGCTGATTCTGCTGCTGGTCCTTGCCTATGCTCTTCATATGTTGATCCATCTGAAATCTCTTGACAGGCACTATGAATGCAAAGCTTCTCCTGCCTATTTTGCACAGATGAAAGACAATGACATGGGAGATGAGAAAGAGCCACTGAGAAGCAGTGGAAGTGAGTCCTATGAACTTAGAAACCAACAGTTTTGTAAAATCTATATTTAG
- the LOC142421559 gene encoding V-type proton ATPase subunit S1-like protein isoform X2, with translation MIFCSPFVHCVCSSHAFSDQDSLQRNGRRYDGGVKPKFNVNQVAITQVVSYNLSRKGQWERASWRPFTHSHYSPLNVTVNGIPCILFWAKRIMIKFENHTQLDLTEKTFGVHATVDVGDSNCSEDNAMLSLKFGDIGNLKGLVIRFLLTTSYYQLSVQNWFSLHRLQLLYNHSIQATFNASRIYAPASYSYHCEHVSSLQRYDALLIPSSANDLSKLWEVTFIDFQIQGFNIQEGHFAYAKDCASFFSPAILMGLVMSLILLLVLAYALHMLIHLKSLDRHYECKASPAYFAQMKDNDMGDEKEPLRSSGSESYELRNQQFCKIYI, from the exons TTCACATGCGTTTTCAGATCAAGATTCTCTGCAAAGAAAtg gtCGACGTTATGACGGTGGTGTGAAGCCAAAATTTAATGTAAATCAAGTAGCAATTACACAG GTTGTCAGCTACAACTTGAGCAGGAAAGGACAGTGGGAAAGAGCATCGTGGAGGCCGTTCACCCACAGCCACTACAGCCCTCTCAATGTCACGGTTAATGGCATCCCCTGCATTCTCTTCTGGGCCAAGAGGATCATGATTAAGTTTGAAAACCACACGCAGCTGGATTTGACAGAGAAGACATTTGGTGTCCATGCAACGGTGGATGTTGGAGATTCAAACTGCAGTGAAGACAATGCAAT GCTTTCTCTGAAGTTTGGTGACATTGGCAATCTAAAGGGACTTGTTATTAG ATTCTTATTAACAACCAGCTATTACCAGCTGTCTGTTCAAAACTGGTTCAGTTTACACAGACTGCAACTTCTTTACAACCACTCCATACAAGCGACTTTTAATGCAAGCAGAATATATGCACCAGCAAGTTACTCCTACCACTGTGAACATGTGAGCAGCTTGCAGAGATATGATGCACTCCTCATACCCAGCTCTGCAAATGATCTTTCAAAGCTTTGGGAAGTCACTTTTATTGATTTCCAG ATTCAAGGTTTTAACATTCAAGAAGGACATTTTGCCTATGCAAAAGACTGTgcatcctttttctctccagcaaTACTTATGGGGTTGGTTATGTCGCTGATTCTGCTGCTGGTCCTTGCCTATGCTCTTCATATGTTGATCCATCTGAAATCTCTTGACAGGCACTATGAATGCAAAGCTTCTCCTGCCTATTTTGCACAGATGAAAGACAATGACATGGGAGATGAGAAAGAGCCACTGAGAAGCAGTGGAAGTGAGTCCTATGAACTTAGAAACCAACAGTTTTGTAAAATCTATATTTAG